The Spirosoma foliorum genome has a window encoding:
- a CDS encoding RES family NAD+ phosphorylase → MEVFRISKDVHAYSLRSSGSANRWNTKGQQVIYTGASRSLSSLELVVHRGVIQPTSSYKVMVISIADDDYLMRTIHLKELPANWRTLAGYSALQKIGSDWYTSQESLLLKVPSAIIIYEYNYIINTEHPDFSQHVQLVRTEDYFWDSRLL, encoded by the coding sequence ATGGAAGTATTTCGAATCAGTAAAGACGTTCATGCCTATAGCTTACGTTCGTCAGGCAGTGCGAATCGGTGGAATACAAAAGGGCAGCAAGTTATTTACACCGGCGCATCGCGTTCCTTATCCTCTCTAGAACTAGTAGTTCACCGGGGAGTCATTCAGCCCACCTCTTCTTATAAGGTGATGGTCATCTCTATTGCTGATGATGATTACTTGATGCGAACGATTCACCTTAAAGAACTTCCTGCCAACTGGCGAACCTTAGCGGGTTACTCTGCCTTACAAAAAATCGGGTCCGACTGGTACACCAGCCAGGAAAGTCTACTCCTGAAGGTTCCTTCAGCGATCATTATCTACGAGTACAATTACATCATCAATACCGAACATCCAGACTTCAGTCAGCATGTTCAGCTGGTTAGAACCGAGGACTATTTTTGGGATTCCAGGCTTCTCTAG
- a CDS encoding antitoxin Xre/MbcA/ParS toxin-binding domain-containing protein, with translation MMKRVASPENLLLRDVPGHINDSEILSFLYTREVNWQHVNAIKTLTDFNDTIISDWLNVSVKTFREYKKPPTTFKENVKEQVLLLLALIKHGIAVFGSVKEFDQWLNRSNFYFDNKSPNAYLNTVTGLRFVDDRLTAMEYGDNV, from the coding sequence ATGATGAAACGAGTTGCCTCACCCGAAAATCTTCTGCTCAGAGATGTGCCTGGACACATCAATGATAGTGAAATCCTTTCCTTTCTTTACACCAGAGAGGTCAATTGGCAGCATGTCAATGCCATTAAGACGTTGACTGATTTTAATGATACCATCATTTCGGACTGGCTTAATGTGAGCGTTAAAACATTCCGCGAATACAAAAAGCCGCCAACGACCTTTAAGGAAAACGTCAAAGAGCAGGTTTTACTCCTGTTAGCCCTGATCAAGCACGGCATTGCTGTATTTGGCTCGGTGAAAGAATTCGACCAGTGGCTGAACCGGTCCAACTTTTATTTTGACAACAAGAGTCCCAATGCCTATTTAAATACGGTCACCGGGCTACGATTTGTCGATGATCGGTTGACGGCCATGGAATACGGAGACAATGTGTAA
- a CDS encoding nuclear transport factor 2 family protein: MEEDEINTLIAKHFTVWSDRNGSTRREAIEQLYSNDILVIAHYRFNGLPNIDAYIGNLLSERPQYSFAQRTPVESHHNIARVNWQFGPPADPARVTGQDIFTFEAGKIQSLLVFLDIKKNQ; this comes from the coding sequence ATGGAAGAAGACGAAATAAACACGTTAATCGCGAAGCACTTTACCGTATGGAGTGACCGAAACGGGTCAACCCGAAGAGAGGCCATTGAACAGTTATACAGTAACGATATTTTAGTCATTGCTCATTACCGATTCAATGGCCTGCCAAACATCGATGCATATATTGGCAATCTGCTGTCTGAACGACCCCAATACAGTTTTGCTCAACGGACACCCGTCGAATCGCATCATAACATAGCCCGCGTGAACTGGCAATTCGGGCCACCCGCTGATCCGGCACGGGTTACGGGCCAGGACATTTTTACCTTCGAAGCTGGAAAGATTCAGTCCTTACTGGTTTTTCTGGATATAAAGAAAAACCAATAA
- a CDS encoding nuclear transport factor 2 family protein, which yields MNSTKTATELLLGYLHSINDADKAIELFAEDATIELPYLATLGMPWQWRGKDVLYQFLKNLPKTFPGFAFENIQIHIDTPNQAFGEYDVRCQVAATGRPYHQTYMGRLVAEDGKIKLLREALDMAQVAKSMFPNGVADLAGR from the coding sequence ATGAATTCAACAAAAACCGCAACTGAATTGCTGCTAGGTTATCTTCACTCAATTAACGATGCCGACAAGGCGATTGAACTCTTCGCGGAGGATGCTACCATTGAGTTGCCTTATTTAGCTACTCTGGGGATGCCCTGGCAATGGCGAGGAAAAGACGTCCTCTACCAATTCCTAAAAAATCTGCCCAAAACCTTTCCTGGTTTTGCGTTTGAGAATATTCAGATCCATATCGATACGCCCAATCAGGCTTTTGGGGAATACGATGTCAGGTGTCAAGTGGCGGCAACCGGGCGGCCTTACCACCAAACGTATATGGGTCGGTTAGTGGCTGAAGATGGTAAGATTAAATTACTGCGAGAGGCACTGGATATGGCGCAGGTGGCCAAAAGCATGTTTCCGAACGGAGTCGCCGACCTGGCCGGGAGATAG